In Streptomyces sclerotialus, the DNA window GGCCTCGCCCTGGATCGGCTCGATGAGCACGGCCGCCGTGGTCTCGTCCACGGCCGCTTCGAGGGCGGCCGGATCGTTGTAGGGGACGACGCGGAAGCCGGGCGTGTAGGGGCCGTACCCGGCGCGTGCGGTGGGATCGGTGGAGAAGCTGACCAGGGTGGTCGTCCGGCCGTGGAAGTTGTCCGCCGCGACGACGATCGTGGCCTGGTCGGGGGCGACGCCCTTGACGTCGTACGCCCACTTGCGGGCGACCTTGATGCCGCTCTCCACGGCCTCGGCGCCGGTGTTCATCGGGAGGACCATGTCCAGCCCGGTCAGGGCCGCCAGCTCCTCGGCGAAGCCGGCCAGCCGGTCGTGGTGGAAGGCGCGCGAGGTGAGCGTGACCTGGTCGAGCTGGCGGTGCGCGGCCTCGACGAGCGCGGGGTGGCGGTGGCCGAAGTTCAGCGCCGAGTACCCGGCCAGCATGTCGAGGTACCGGCGGCCCTCGACGTCCTCGACCCATACGCCCTCGGCGCGCGCCACGACCACCGGCAGCGGGTGGTAGTTGTGCGCGAGGACGGGGGCCTCCGCGCGGATCAGCTCGGCCGACGAGCGGGCCCCCGGATCCCGCGGCGAGCGGGTCTCCGGCGCGGCGGACGCGGTGGAGGGGCGGGTGGGCGCGGTCATGGACGGACCTCCTGGGTGCAGCACTTGATGCCGCCGCCGGCCTTGTGGAACTCCGACAGGTCGACGGGGACGGGGACGTAGCCGTGGCGGGAGAGCTGTTCGACGAGCCCCTCGGCCTGCGGGGCGACGAAGACGTGACAGCCGTCGGAGACGGAGTTGAGGCCGAACGCCATCGCGTCGTCCCGGGTGGCCGTCACCGCCTCGGGGAACAGCCGCCGCAGTACCTCAAGACTGCCCGGTGAGAAGGCTTCCGGGTAGTAGGCGATGTTGCTGTCGTCGAGCGCGAAGAGGGCGGTGTCGAGGTGGTAGAAGTACGGGTCCACCAGCTGCAGGCCGATCGTCGGCACGCCGAGGAACTCCTGCACCTCCCGGTGTGCCTCCCGTGTCGTGCGGTAACCGGTGCCCGCCAGGATGTACCCGCCGACCGGCACGAGATCGCCCTCGCCCTCGCACACCGACTCCGGCACCTGCACGTCGAAGCCGGCCGCCTTGAACCACGACTCGTACGCGGCGGATTCCGGGCGGCGCTCCGGGGCGAAGAAGCGGGAGCCGAACACCCGGCCGCCCACGACGAGCGCCGCGTTCGCCGCGAAGACCATGTCCGGCAGGTCCGCCACCGGCTCCACGGTCTCGACCGTGTGGCCGTGGTCCCGGTACGCCTGGACCAGGGCCGCCCACTGGCGCCGCGCCAGCGCGGTGTCGACCGGCGTGCCGTCGCTCATCCAGGGGTTGATGGCGTACCGGACGTCGAAGTACCGGGGCTCGCAGAGCAGGTAGCGCCGGGGGCGCGGTACGCGCGGCGGGCGCACGATCGTGCGCACGGCCTCGTCGGGGACGGCGGGTACGGCCCCGGTGGGGACGGGCTCGGGCTCGCGCACGAGCGCGGACACGGGTTCGGGCACGGCGGGGTCCTCCGTTTCCGGCGACACGGCAAGGGGCGTCCCGCCGATGACGCGGGGTCATCGGCGCGTGACGCAGGGAATGCCTCAACGGTAGAAAGCCGTCGATGTGCCGGACAAGGCCGGAACGCTGCGTACCGGCGCAGCGAACGTGCGCAGAAGTGCCCCTCCGCGCAGGGTTGGTGCGTCTCCGCCCCCGGTGTGACCAGTGATCCCGTTGGGACGTTCGGATCAGGCGGGGGAACCGGTGCCTCCGGTGCCGTACCCCTGGACGGCGGAGGAGCCGGCGCCGGCCTCCGGACTGTCCGGGATCAGGTGCGAGAGGACCATGTAACTGATCGTCTTGCGGATGAACGACTCGGTGCGGATGCGTTCCAGCACCTCTTCGAAGTGCTCGACGTCGGTGGCCCGTACGTGCAGCAGCGCGTCGGCGCCGCCGGAGACCGTCATGGCCGCGGTGATCTCCGGGTACTTGCGGACGACCTCCGCGATGCGGCGGGGCGGGGCCGCGCCGTCGCAGTACACCTCGATGTACGCCTCGGTGCGCCAGCCGAGCGCGGCGGGCCGGACCGTCGCCGTGAAGCCGGTGATCACGCCGGTCTCGCGCATGCGGTCCACCCGCCGTTTGACCGCGGTGGCGGACAGCCCGATGGCGGTGCCGATCTCGGCGAAGCTGGTCCTGGCGTTCGCGGTCAGGGCCGCGATGATCTTGCGGTCCAAGTCGTCGAGCGGGCCGGATGCA includes these proteins:
- the ddaH gene encoding dimethylargininase, producing MRPPRVPRPRRYLLCEPRYFDVRYAINPWMSDGTPVDTALARRQWAALVQAYRDHGHTVETVEPVADLPDMVFAANAALVVGGRVFGSRFFAPERRPESAAYESWFKAAGFDVQVPESVCEGEGDLVPVGGYILAGTGYRTTREAHREVQEFLGVPTIGLQLVDPYFYHLDTALFALDDSNIAYYPEAFSPGSLEVLRRLFPEAVTATRDDAMAFGLNSVSDGCHVFVAPQAEGLVEQLSRHGYVPVPVDLSEFHKAGGGIKCCTQEVRP
- the rocD gene encoding ornithine--oxo-acid transaminase, which encodes MTAPTRPSTASAAPETRSPRDPGARSSAELIRAEAPVLAHNYHPLPVVVARAEGVWVEDVEGRRYLDMLAGYSALNFGHRHPALVEAAHRQLDQVTLTSRAFHHDRLAGFAEELAALTGLDMVLPMNTGAEAVESGIKVARKWAYDVKGVAPDQATIVVAADNFHGRTTTLVSFSTDPTARAGYGPYTPGFRVVPYNDPAALEAAVDETTAAVLIEPIQGEAGVVIPDDGYLTGVRELTRRAGCLFIADEIQSGLGRTGRTLAVEHESVVPDVLLLGKALGGGIVPVSAVVARREVLEVLHPGEHGSTFGGNPLAAAVGSAVVGLLSTGEYQRRAAELGEVLRTGLDGLVGKGVSGFRARGLWAGVDVDPALGTGREISERLLREGVLVKDTHGSTIRLAPPLTITEDELSSAIEALGRVLSE
- a CDS encoding Lrp/AsnC family transcriptional regulator gives rise to the protein MAPASGPLDDLDRKIIAALTANARTSFAEIGTAIGLSATAVKRRVDRMRETGVITGFTATVRPAALGWRTEAYIEVYCDGAAPPRRIAEVVRKYPEITAAMTVSGGADALLHVRATDVEHFEEVLERIRTESFIRKTISYMVLSHLIPDSPEAGAGSSAVQGYGTGGTGSPA